The window GGACGGCATCACCAATGGCGCGATCTATGCGCTGCTCGGCCTCGCGCTGGTGCTGGTTTTCGCGGTTACCCGCGTTATCCTGATACCGCAGGGTGAGTTCATCACCTATGGCGCGCTGACCTATGCGAGCCTCTCGGCGGGCCAGGTGCCGGGCACGATCCGACTCGCTGTCGCCATGGGCATCGTCGCCTTCGGCCTCGACATCTTCACCGCCCGCAAATCACTGCACACCAAATTGGTGCTACGCGCGTTTGCCGTGAACATCATCTTTCCGCTGGCGGTGTGGGGCGTCATCCTGGCGCTGGCCGGCCGGCCGAGCAGCATCGCCATCAACATCACGCTGTCGTTGCTGATCGTCGCGGCAATCGGACTGTTTCTCTACCGCATCGCGTTCCAGCCGATTGCCCACACCTCGGTGCTGGTGCTGCTGATCGCGTCGGTGGGCTGCCACCTTGCGCTGCAGGGATTTGGCCTCGTCTTCTTCGGCGCCGAAGGCCAGCGCGGCCCGGCGGTCTCCAATGCAGCGATCACCCTCGGGCAATTGCGCTTCACCGGCCAGAGCCTCGCGGTCTACGGCATCACCATCGCCCTGATCATCGGGCTGTGGCTGTTCTTCGGCTACACGCTGTACGGCAAGGCGCTGCGCGCCACCGCGGTCAATCGCCTCGGCGCGCGTCTCGTCGGCATCCGCACCTCGCTGTCCGGCCAGATCGCCTTCCTGCTGGCGTCGGTGATCGGCGCCATCTCCGGCATCCTGATCGTGCCGATCACCACGTTGTACTACGACACCGGCTTCCTGATCGGGTTGAAGGGGTTCATCGCCGCGATCATCGGCGGCCTCGTCAGCTATCCCCTCACCGCCGTGGCGGCGTTGGTCGTCGGCATCGTCGAAGCCTTCTCGTCGTTCTACGCCAGCAACTACAAGGAGGTCATCGTCTTCACGCTGATCCTGCCGGTGCTGGTGCTGCGCTCGCTCGCGGCGCCCGCGGTCGACGAAGAGAAGGATTGAGCACATGAACCAGCGTCTCCTTCCGATCGCGTTGTTCACGCTTGTGATGGCCGCGATCCCGTTCATTCCCGGCATGCCGCCGTTCTGGATCGTGCTGCTCGACAACATCGGCCTCGCCGCTCTGGTGGCGATGGGGCTGGTGATCCTGACCGGCGTCGGTGGCCTCACCTCGTTCGGCCAGGCCGCGTTCTGCGGCTTCGGCGCCTACACCACGGCGGTGCTGACCACCACCTATGGCCTGTCGCCATGGCTGACGCTGCCGTTGTCGCTGATCGTCAGCGGCGGCGCCGCGGTGCTGCTCGGCCTCGTCACCGTTCGCCTGTCGGGCCACTATCTCCCGCTCGGCACCATCGCCTGGGGCATCAGCCTGTTCTATCTGTTCAGCAAGCTGGAGTTTTTAGGCCGCAACGACGGCATCTCCGGGATTCCGCCGCTGTCGATCGGCTCGCTGAAGATGCTCGATCCCGGCACGATCTATTTCGCGATCTGGATCGCGGTGATCGTCTGCGCGCTGCTGACCATGAACCTGCTGGATTCCCGCACCGGCCGCGCCATCCGCGCGCTGCGCCGCGGCCATGTCGCCGCCGAGGCCTTCGGCGTGCAGACCGCGCGCGCCAAACTGCTGGTGTTCATCTATGCCGCGGTGCTGGCCGGCCTGTCCGGCTGGCTCTACGCGCATTTCCAGCGCGCCGCCAATCCGACGCCGTTCGGTCCGCAGTCCGGTATCGAATATCTGTTCATCGCGGTGGTCGGCGGCGCCGGCTATGTCTGGGGTGGCGTGCTCGGCGCGGCCCTCGTCGTGATCCTCAAGGAAGTCCTGCAGAGCTATTTGCCCTACATCTTCGGCGGCGGCGGCCAGCTCGAGACCATCGTGTTCGGCATCCTGCTGGTGGCGCTGCTGCAACTGGCGCCGACCGGCATGTGGCCCTGGCTGACGTCGCTGCTGCCGTTCGACAGCAGACGCAAACGGCCAGCACCGGCGGAAGCTTTGCCGGCACGTGCCGAGGCGCATCCGGGGTCCGGCGTCCTGTTGCAGGTGGAAAAGGCGCGCAAGCAGTTCGGCGGCGTTATCGCTGTCAACGACGTCTCCTTCGACGTGCAGGCCCGCGAGATCGTGGCACTGATCGGCCCCAACGGCGCCGGCAAGAGCACGACCTTCAACCTCATCACCGGCGTGCTGACGGCGACTGCCGGCAAGATCTCGGTGCGCGGCAAGAGCGTCGACAACGCGCCGCCGCAGGAGATCGTCAAGCTCGGCATCGCCCGCACCTTCCAGCACGTCAAGCTGGTGCCCGACATGACCGTGCTGGAAAACGTCGCGCTCGGCACACATCTGCGCGGCCGCGCCGGTGCGATCGCGAGCATGCTGCGGCTCGACCGTGCCGATGAAGCGAAGCTGCTTGCGGAGGCCGCAAAGCAGATCGAGCGCGTCGGCCTCGGCGAGCACATCGACCAGCTCGCCGGCAGCCTCTCGCTCGGCCAGCAGCGCATCGTCGAGATCGCCCGCGCGCTATGCGTCGATCCGATGCTGCTGCTGCTCGACGAGCCCGCCGCCGGATTGCGGCACATGGAGAAACAGCAGCTCGCAGCGTTGCTGCGGCAGTTGCGCGACGGCGGCATGTCGGTGCTGCTGGTGGAGCACGACATGGGTTTCGTGATGGACCTCGCAAACCGTATCGTCGTGCTCGATTTCGGCACCAAGATTGCCGAGGGCACGCCGGCCGAAATCAAGACCAATCAGGACGTGATCAAGGCCTATCTGGGAGCGGTCGCATGAGTACCCTGCTTTCCGTTTCCGACGCGCACGTCTCCTACGGCAAGGTCGAGGCCGTACGCGCCGTCAATCTCGACGTCCGCGCCGACGAGATCGTCACCATCATCGGCGCGAATGGCGCCGGCAAGACCACGCTGCTTAATGCCATCATGGGCATCCTGCCGCTGAAGGGCCATGTCAGCTTCGCGGGCGAAGAGGTCGCGCGACTCGACATCGAGGACCGCGTTGCCGCGGGCCTGTGCCTGGTGCCGGAGCATCGCGAACTGTTCGCCACCATGAATGTCGAAGACAATCTGCAGCTTGGCGCGTTCCGGATCGACAAGGCCACCGCGGCGCACTCGTTCGAGCGGGTCTATACGCTATTCCCTCGCCTGAAGGAACGCCGCAAGCAGCTCGCCGGCACCTTGTCCGGCGGCGAGCAGCAGATGCTGGCGATGGGCCGCGCGCTGATGGGCGCACCGAAATTGCTGATGCTGGACGAGCCCAGCCTCGGTCTCGCCCCGATCATCGTCGCCGACATTTTCCGGATTGTCGGCGAGCTGAAGGCCGCCGGCGTCTCGGTGCTGCTGGTCGAGCAGAACGCGCAGGCCGCGCTGAAGATCGCCGACCGTGCCTATGTGATGGAGCTCGGCGAATTCATTCTGGATGGCGCGGCAAGCGAGATCGCGCAGAACCAGCGCGTGGTGGCGAGCTATCTGGGCTTCCAGCACGAGGGTGCCAGCGAGATCTAGCGCCGAGCGGCCGCGCCTCAGTTGGCGACGGTCCGCTCCACCATCCGCCACACCCAGTTCTGCCATTGCTCCATCTCGTCACCGGCCATCAGGTCTCGACCGAGAAAGGCCGTGAGCGTCCAGCGATTGGAAACGTAAAAATAGTTCAGCGCCATGATCGCGATGTAGAGCTGCATCGGTTCGAGATCGCGACGAAACACCCCCAGTTCGATACCACGGCCGACGATCTTTTCGATCTGCGCCAGCGCGGGAGACGACAACCGCTTCAAGCTCTTGGCCTTGGAAACATGGCGCCCACGGTGGAGATTTTCGTTGTTCAGGACCGCGATCATCTCCGGGTGCTTGATGTAATGTTCCATCGTGAAACGGACCAGCCGGCGCAGCGCATCGAGAGGATCGGACAGATCGAGCGCAAGGTCGCGCTCCGCGTCGGTCATGTTGCGATACAGGGTTTCAAGCACCTCGATGTACAGCTTCTCCTTGCTGCCGAAGTAGTAGTAGATCATGCGGTCGTTGGACCGCGCGACCTTCGAGATCGCCTTGATCCGCGCGCCGCCAAGGCCGCGATCGGCAAAAATCCGGATCGCTGCGTCGAGGATGTTCTGGCGGATGATCCCGCCGTTCACCTGCTTCGGACGACCGCGGGGCGCGGCAGCGGGCGCTGAAGACTTACGCACCGAGGCGGGAGCGGTCGGCCTGCTGGCGGCTTTGACGTCGGTTTTTGCCCTCCCGCGAACACTCGATTCGCTTGGAATGGCTGGTTTTTTCGCCACTTCCGCTGTTCTCCTGATTGCACAACGCATCTTCTATGCGCTGCCGCAGCTTTCGCCACAAGCCCGCGGAGATCGACCAAATTATGAGCTGGACCGTCGAAAGATTTCGGCTTTATATTCGTTAAGTGTTTACTTCAATATATCGACGCGGCGAAATACCCCGATGCAGTTCTGTGGAGCGACCCATGGCGATGATCGAACAGGGCGAACATGAAACCGGCTACGTCCGCAACACCTGGTATCCGGCGGGATGGTCGCGCGATGTCACGGACCGGCCGGCGCAGCGGCGCATCCTGGGTGAAGTTGTCGCCTTGTATCGCGGCGAGGCCGGCGGCGTCTTCGCGCTGGAGGACTCCTGCCCGCATCGGCTGACACCACTATCGATGGGGCGCGTCAAGGGCTCTGCGATCGAATGCGGCTATCATGGCCTCACCTTTGACGGCTCCGGACAATGCGTCCGCATCCCCGGCCAACGCACCATTCCCGGCAACGCCAAGGTGCGCAGCTATCCCGTCGCCGAAAAGATGGGATTGATCTGGATCTGGATGGGCGATCCCGCGCTGGCGGATCCGGGCAGCATCTACGACCTGCCGCAATTTTCCGATCCGGACTGGAGCTCCGCCGAAGGCGACGCCCTTCACATCGCCTGCAGCTATCTTAATCTCGCGGACAATCTGTGTGATCCCGCCCATGTCAGCTTCGTTCACCTGACGACGCTGGGCAATGCGGCGGGAGAGGATATTCCGGTGGAGAGCGAAAAGCGCGGTGAGGATTATCTCGTGACGTGGCGCTGGATCATCGATGCGCCAGCAATACCGCTGTTCCAGAAATTCGGCAACTTCACCGGCAATGTCGATCGCTGGCACTATTATCACTACCACGCGCCCAGCATCGCGGTGATCGATTTCGGCAGTGCGGCGACCGGCACAGGAGCCCCCGAAGGCAGCCGCGACAACTGCATCCAGATCTTCGCCTGCCACTTCATCACCCCGGTCGATGAGAACAACTGCATCGATCACTGGTTGCACGTGAAGAATTTCAAGGCCGATGACGACACCAACCGCCGGCTGTCCGACCAGTTCCGGATCGCCTTCAATGAAGACAAGGACATTCTCGAGGCGATCCACCGCAACGAGAAGGAGCCTCGCAAGCAGCGGCCGCTGCGCATCGCCATCGATGCAGCGCCGATCCGGATGCGCCGCATGGTCGACCGGATGATCGAGACCGAACAGGGTCCGGGAAACATCGCGTCCATCGCCTGAATGTGACGACCGCCACCATCGTATGACCGTGCTGATTTCAGCAGGTCAGGCAACAGAGGGGACAGAGATGAAATTTCTTTTCAGGGCGCTGTCGGCGTTCCTCCTCCTAGGTTCGGCGAGCCACGAGGTACACGCAGGAGACGCCATCAGGATCGGTGATCTCAACAGCTACAAGGCGATGGCTGCGAATACGCAGCCCTATCGTAACGGCCTCGATCTCGCCATCGCGCAGGCCAACGCCGCGGGCGGCGTGATCGGACAAAAGCTCGAACTGGTTTACCGCGACGACGGCGCCAATCCGAACGACGCCATCCGCGCCGCGGATGAACTGATCCTGCGCGAACATATCGATGTGCTGACCGGCACCATCCTCAGCCATGTCGGCCTTGCCGTGGCGGACTTCGCCAAGCAGCGCAAGATGTTCTTTCTGGCATCGGCGCCGCTCACCGACAAGCTGGTCTGGGAAAACGGCAATCGCTACACCTATCGCCTGCGTCCCTCTACCTATACCCACGCCGCAGCACTGGTGCCCGAGGCCGTGAAGCTGAACAAGAAGCGCTGGGCCGTGGTCTATCCGAACTACGAATATGGACAGTCCGCGATCGCGACTTTCAAGACCTTGCTGAAGCAACAGCAGCCAGATGTCGAGTTTGTCGCTGACATCTCCGCACCGCTCGGCAAGATCGAGGCCGGCGCGATCGTTCAGGCGCTCGACGACGCCAGGCCGGACGCCATCTTCAATGTCTTTTTCGGACCGGACCTCGCAAAATTCGTGCGCGAGGGAACGACGCGCGGCGTGTTCGAGAAGCGGTATGTCGTCAGTCTTCTGACTGGCGAGCCGGAATATCTCGACCCGCTCAAGGAGGACGGCCCGAAAAACTGGATCGTGACCGGCTACCCATGGTATCTCATCGCCACGCCTGAACATGCCGCCTTCCTCCGCGACTATCAGGCCAAATTCAACGACTATCCCCGCATGGCCTCCCTCGTCGGCTACGCAACGGGCAAGGCGCTGGTGGCAGGCATCGCCAAGGCCGGCTCGACCGACTCGGAAAAACTGGTCGCGGCATTTGCTGACCTCACCTTCGACACGCCGGCCGGCCCCGTCACCTTTCGCGGGATCGACCATCAATCGACGCTGAGCCTCTATGTGGGGCACACCGGACTGCGGGGTGGCAAGGGCGTCATGGTCGATTCCGTCTACAAGGATGGCGCTGCGTTTCAGCCATCCGACGCGGATGTCCGCAAATGGCGGCCGGCGGATTAAGGCCGGTCATCGGGACCATCAAAAAGCCGGACCTCTCGCGAAGGCCGGCTTTGCTGATGAAAGGCCTCGCTAAGCTTACTGCGCCGGAACGTACTTGCCGTCCTTCACCGTCAGCAGGATCCGCGAACGGTCATCGACGCCGTTGCGGTCCTTTTCGGTGAAGTTATAGACGCCCTGGGTCGCGGCCATTTCTTTTTCGCTCAGCAAGGCGGCGCGGATCGCCCCGCGAAACTCCGGCGTGCCGGGTTTTGCAGTCTTCAGCGCCACCGGAATGACGCGCTTGAGGATCTCGAACACGTCATAGGCATGACCGGCGAACTGGCTGCGGCTGTTGGCGCCATATTTGGTCTCATAGGCGGTGTTGAGCGCCAGACCGGGCTTCCTGGTCAACGCGCTGTCGGGCTGGCCTTCCGGATTCATCACCGGGCCGGACGCCATCAGTACACCTTCGGCGGACGCGCCGGCGATGCGGATGAAGTCCATGCTGGCGGCGCCATGGGTCTGGTAGATCAGCCCCTTGTAGCCGCGCGCACGCAATTCCGATTGCGGCAACCCGGCTCCGGTGCCGGCGGCACCGATCAGGATCGCGTCGGGACTGGCCGCGACCAGCTTCAGCACCTGGCCGGTGATGGACGTGTCGGGCCTGGCAAAACGCTCGTCATCGACGATGGCCATACCCATCGGCGCGGTCTGCTCCTTGAGGTCGTTGAACCACAGGTCGCCGTAGGAATCCGAATAGCCGATATAGCCGACGGTTTTGACGCCGTGCGCCTTCATGTGGTCGTACATCACCTTGCCGACGATCGCGACCGGCTGCGGCATGTCCACCGACCACTTTTCGCGCGCCGGCGTGAACGGCATCGGCGACAGGCTGAAATGCGGGATACCGGCTTCATTGGCGACGGTCGACATCGCCACCGACGACGGCACGATCGACGAGCCGACGATCACATCGGCCTTGGACTCGGTGACGAAGCGCCGCGCATTGGTGGTCGCCGCGGCCGGGTCGCCGCCGTCGTCGAGCACGATCAGCTTCAGCGGCACACCGCCGATCTCCTTCGGCACGAATTCCAGCGCATTGCGCTCGGGAACGCCCAGCGCCGCGGCGGGGCCGGTGGTCGAGATGCTGATGCCGATGGTGATGTCGCTGGTCTGCGCCTGCGCCGGGGCGGCGATGGCCAGCGAGGCTGTGACAGCCGCAATGGCCAGATGAAGTTTTGACATGACGTTTCTTTCTATTGAATGCCGCTCGCGCCGAGTTGCGGCTGCGCGGCCATGCGCGCAGCGGCAAAAGGCCGCCCCCCTCGCGGGGGCCGGCCTTCTTACGCTCTCTTGCAGGGTGGGCAAAGGCGCGCTTGCGCCGTGCCCACCATTCTTTGATGCATGGTTCGCGATGGTGGGCACGTCCCGATCACGCTACGCGCGATCGGGACGTGCCCACGCTACGAAGATCGTCTCACTGCGCCGGAACGTATTTTCCGTCCTTCACCGTCAACAGGATGCGGGCGCGGTCGTCGAGGCCGTAGCGGTCTTTTTCGGTGAAGTTGTAGACGCCCTGGCTGGCGGCGAGTTCTTTCTCGGTCAGCAGCGCCTGACGGATCGCCTCGCGGAATTCCGGCGTGCCGGGCTTCGCGGTCTTCAAAGCCACCGGAATAACGCGCTTGAGAAGCTCGAACGCGTCGTAGGAATGGCCCGCGAACTGGCTGCGGCTGTTGGGGCCGTATTTCGCCTCATAGGCCGTGTTCAATGCGAGACCGGGCTTCTTGGTCAGTGCGCTGTCGGACTGACCTTCCGGATACATGACGGGACCGGACACCATCAGCACGCCTTCGGCAGCGGCGCCGCCGATACGGATGAAGTCCATGCTGGCGGCACCGTGGGTCTGATAGATCAGGCCCTTGTAGCCGCGCGCGCGCAATTCGGTCTGCGGCAGCGCCGCTGCGGTGCCGGAGGCGCCGACCAGGACCGCATCGGGATTGGCGGCGACCAGCTTCAGCACCTGTCCGGTAACCGAGGTGTCCGGCCGGGCGAAGCGCTCGTCACCGACGATGGTGATGCCCATCGGCACACCCTGATTCTTGAGATCGTTGAACCAGAGGTCACCGTAGGAATCCGAATAGCCGATATAACCGACGGTCTTGATGTTATGCGACTTCATGTGCTCGTAGAGCACCTTGCCCATGATCGGCACCGGCTGCGGCATCGCAACCGACCACTTGGCTCGCTCCGGCGTAATTGGGAACGGCGCCAGGCCGAAATGCGGAATGCCAGCCTCGTTGGCGACGGTCGAGACCGCCACTGTCGGCGGCGTGGTCGCCGAGCCCATGATGATGTCGGCCTTGGACTCCGTGACGAAGCGGCGGGCGTTGGTGGTGGCAGCCGTCGGATCGCCGCCGTCGTCGAGCACGATCACCTTGATCGGCACGCCGCCGATTTCCTTCGGCACGAATTCCAGCGCGTTGCGCTCGGGAATGCCCAGCGCCGCGGCGGGTCCCGTGGTCGTCGTGGTGATGCCGATGGTGATGTCGGGGGTCTGGGCCCGCGCCGGGGCGGCGATGGCCAGCGAGGCGGCGACGGCCGCCATCGCCAAATGAAGCCTGGTCATGGTCTCTCCCTCAAGGTTTGTTTTTTCTGGTTCAGTCTTAAGCAAAGTTCGGACGTCAATTCAGCCCCTTCTTTAGGTCAGGAGGCCGATAAAGTTAACCTACCCCGCCCTAGCGCGGCGCCATCCGCAAGGAGGCATCGAGCCGCACCACCTCGCCGTTGAGATAGGGGTTGTCGATCATGTGCATGGCGAGCGAGGCGAATTCGTCGGCATGGCCGAGCCGGCGTGGGAACGGGATCGCCGCGGCGAGGCTATCCTGGGCCTCCTGCGGCAGGCCGGCCAGCAGCGGCGTCATGAACAGGCCCGGCGCGATGGTCAGCACGCGGATGCCGAACTGGGCCATCTCGCGGGCGATCGGCAGTGTCATGCCGACGATGCCGCCCTTGGAGGCCGAATAGGCGGACTGGCCGATCTGGCCGTCATAGGCGGCCACCGAGGCGGTGGAGATCACCACGCCGCGTTCGCCGGTGTTGAGCTGCAGCAGCGTCGACATCGGACCGGTCGCCAGCCGGATCATGTTGAACGACCCGATCAGGTTGACCCGGATCACCTTGTCGAAATCCGCCAGCGCCATCGGGCCGTCGCGGCCGATCACGCGCTTGGCGACGCCGATGCCGGCGCAGTTCACCAGCACCCGCGCCGGGCCATGCACCTTGGCCGCCGCCGCCACGGCGGCTTCGCCGGACGCGGCGTCGGAGACGTCGCAAGAAATGGCGATGCCGCCGATTTCCTTCGCGACGGTTTCCGCCAATGACATGTTGAGGTCGAGGATGGCCACCTTGGCGCCTTGCGCGGCGAGCTTGTGTGCGGTCGCGGCTCCCAGGCCGGATGCACCACCGGTGACGAGCGCGGCATGATCTTTCAACTGCATGGCTTCCTCCGTTTATTTTTCGATTTCAGTTTGTCATTTCGGGATGGACTTCAATCGGCGACAGCCGGCTGAAGTCCAGGCCTGGAATCTATACTCCCGGCGGTGGTTATGGATTCCGGGCTCGCTCGCAGCTGTCGCGGCTCGCGCCCCGGAATGACGACTGGAATTGCTTGCATCGATCCAATCCAAGAACTTAAAGCGAAATAACATTAGCGCCGGGCGCACCGGCGTAAATATCCTCGATCAGGGCGGCGCGATGCTCCAGCACGGCGCGCTGGTTGACCGAGCCCTTGTCGGTGACCTCGCCGCGGTCGATCGACAGCGGCGTGTCGAGCAGCACGGCGCGGGTGATCCGCGTCGAGGAGCCGGTCGAGCCGGCCATGAACCGGACCAGCCGTTCGCGGAACGCCTGGCGAATGATAGGATCGTTGGCCGCGGCAGCGAGGTCGCCGGCCGGCAGCGCGGGATTGACGACGTTGCAACCGTCGAGATCGAGAATGACCAGTGCGGAGAGTTCGTCGCGGTTGATGCCGGCGATCACCACGTCGCGCACGAGAGGCGCACACGTGCCGACGAAGCGTGCGCGCAACGGGCCGACGCTGACCCAGGTGCCACTGCCGAGCTTGAAGTCTTCCGAGATGCGGCCGTCGAAATCGAATCCGGCGGAGAGGTCATTGGGGTCGACCGGCTTCAGCGCGTCGCCGAACTTGTAGTAGCCCTCCTCGTCGAAGGCCTTTGCGGTCAGTTCCGGTTCGCGCCAGTAGCCCGGCGTGATGTTCGGACCCTTGGCGCGAACTTCGAGCTTGCCGTTGTTCGGCACGAGCTTGGCGTCATTGCCCGGCACGGGAAGGCCGACATGGCCGGAACGGCTGGTGAAGGGCGTGACGCACATGAAGAACGGCGAGGTCTCGGTGGCGCCAAGCCCTGTCAGCATCGGCACCCGCGCGCCGGTGGCCTGCACCGACAGTTCGTCGAGGCTGTCCCAGACATAGGGCGAGAGACCGGCGCCGCTGAAGAACATCGCATGCAGGCGCGAGAAGAATTTTGTACGCAACTCGGCGTCGTCGCGCAGATAGGGCAGCAGCGATTCATAGCCCTTGGGCACGTTGAAATACACCGTCGGCGAAATCTCACGGAGATTGCGGATGGTCTGTTCGATGCCCGACTGCGTCGGCTTGCCGTCGTCGAGATACATCGAGCCGCCGTTCAGCAGCGTCAGCCCGATATTATGATTGCCGCCAAAGGTGTGATTCCACGGCAGCCAGTCGATGATGACCGGCGGCTCATCCTTCAGGAAAGCCAGTGTATCGCGCAGCATGATCTGGTTGGCGCACAGCATGCGCTGGGTGTTGATGACCGCCTTTGGGTTGCCGGTCGAGCCCGACGTCAGCAGAAATTTGGCGATGGTGTCGGGACCAATCGCGTCATGCGCGGCGTCGAGATTGGCGGCTTCCGGCGTCGCCAGCAAATCGGCCAGCATCGTCACGCGACGATCCGGCGCGCCGTGCGATACCACGACTTCGGTGCCGACGGGGACGTTGAAATGCAGAGCATCGGCAAAGGCGGTGGCGTCATCGACAAACACCAGCCCTGGCGTCAGCAGCTTCATCAGATAAGAGAGCTTGCCGTAGTCCTTCGAGACCAGCGAATAGGCCGGCGACACCGGCGCATAGGGAATCCCGGCATAGAGTGCGCCGAACGCCAGCAGTGCGTGATCAATCGAATTGCCGGACAGAATCACGATGGGTTTTTCGGCCGACAGGCCGCGCGCCAGCAGCGCCGAGGCGATATGCCGGGCCGCATCCAGCATCTGCACATAGGTGACTTCGCGCCAGCCGCCGGTCCTGGCGCGCTCCGCCATGAAGACGCGGTCCGGCGTCTCTTTCGCCCAGCGATGCAGGCAATCGGTGATGCGCACCGGATACTCGCCGAGCCCTGTCGTCGGGCGAATATAGATGGTGCCGTCGTCACGGCGATCGATGCTGACGCCGATATCACCGAACGAAATCGGGCGCAGCGGATGAATCGTTTCCACTGGTTTGGTCTGGTCGCTCTTTTCGGCTGCTGCAGACATCGTGTTTCGACCCTAGGTTTTTTTTAAGTAGAAATCAGCTGGGCTGCACTTTGGCCGCCTTGCGATCAAGAAAGGCGCGTATCCGCGTCTTGGCCTCCCGGTCGCTCTGCGCCACGCTGGCCATCAAGGCTTCCAGCATCAGGCCGGTCTGCGGACTGGCTTCGGCGATCAGCGGCAAGGCTTGCATGACGGCGAAATTCGTCAATGGCGCATTCTGCGCCACGCGCTCGGCGAGTTCGACAGCCTTGGCGAGCGCCCCGCCCTCCTCGGTCAGATATTGCGAGAAGCCGTGCACCACGCCTTCCGCGGCGGTATAGACCCGACCGGTCAGCATCATATCGGCCATCCGGGCGACCCCGACCAGCCGCGGCAGCCGCACCGAGCCGCCACCGCCGACAAAGATGCCGCGCTGGCCTTCCGGCAGCGCGTAGTAGGCGGAGGGTTCGGCGACGCGGATATGGGCGGCACAGGCCAGCTCCAGCCCGCCGCCGATCACCGCGCCCTT is drawn from Nitrobacteraceae bacterium AZCC 2146 and contains these coding sequences:
- a CDS encoding AcrR family transcriptional regulator (product_source=COG1309; cath_funfam=1.10.10.60; cog=COG1309; ko=KO:K22294; pfam=PF00440,PF17938; superfamily=46689,48498), which gives rise to MAKKPAIPSESSVRGRAKTDVKAASRPTAPASVRKSSAPAAAPRGRPKQVNGGIIRQNILDAAIRIFADRGLGGARIKAISKVARSNDRMIYYYFGSKEKLYIEVLETLYRNMTDAERDLALDLSDPLDALRRLVRFTMEHYIKHPEMIAVLNNENLHRGRHVSKAKSLKRLSSPALAQIEKIVGRGIELGVFRRDLEPMQLYIAIMALNYFYVSNRWTLTAFLGRDLMAGDEMEQWQNWVWRMVERTVAN
- a CDS encoding ABC-type branched-subunit amino acid transport system ATPase component/ABC-type branched-subunit amino acid transport system permease subunit (product_source=COG0411/COG4177; cath_funfam=3.40.50.300; cog=COG0411,COG4177; pfam=PF00005,PF02653,PF12399; smart=SM00382; superfamily=52540; transmembrane_helix_parts=Outside_1_9,TMhelix_10_32,Inside_33_38,TMhelix_39_61,Outside_62_80,TMhelix_81_103,Inside_104_109,TMhelix_110_127,Outside_128_153,TMhelix_154_176,Inside_177_206,TMhelix_207_226,Outside_227_245,TMhelix_246_268,Inside_269_288,TMhelix_289_311,Outside_312_590), whose amino-acid sequence is MNQRLLPIALFTLVMAAIPFIPGMPPFWIVLLDNIGLAALVAMGLVILTGVGGLTSFGQAAFCGFGAYTTAVLTTTYGLSPWLTLPLSLIVSGGAAVLLGLVTVRLSGHYLPLGTIAWGISLFYLFSKLEFLGRNDGISGIPPLSIGSLKMLDPGTIYFAIWIAVIVCALLTMNLLDSRTGRAIRALRRGHVAAEAFGVQTARAKLLVFIYAAVLAGLSGWLYAHFQRAANPTPFGPQSGIEYLFIAVVGGAGYVWGGVLGAALVVILKEVLQSYLPYIFGGGGQLETIVFGILLVALLQLAPTGMWPWLTSLLPFDSRRKRPAPAEALPARAEAHPGSGVLLQVEKARKQFGGVIAVNDVSFDVQAREIVALIGPNGAGKSTTFNLITGVLTATAGKISVRGKSVDNAPPQEIVKLGIARTFQHVKLVPDMTVLENVALGTHLRGRAGAIASMLRLDRADEAKLLAEAAKQIERVGLGEHIDQLAGSLSLGQQRIVEIARALCVDPMLLLLDEPAAGLRHMEKQQLAALLRQLRDGGMSVLLVEHDMGFVMDLANRIVVLDFGTKIAEGTPAEIKTNQDVIKAYLGAVA
- a CDS encoding branched-chain amino acid transport system permease protein (product_source=KO:K01997; cog=COG0559; ko=KO:K01997; pfam=PF02653; transmembrane_helix_parts=Inside_1_12,TMhelix_13_35,Outside_36_54,TMhelix_55_77,Inside_78_89,TMhelix_90_112,Outside_113_115,TMhelix_116_138,Inside_139_149,TMhelix_150_172,Outside_173_199,TMhelix_200_222,Inside_223_247,TMhelix_248_270,Outside_271_284,TMhelix_285_307,Inside_308_319,TMhelix_320_338,Outside_339_346); translation: MNTTILLFLLQDGITNGAIYALLGLALVLVFAVTRVILIPQGEFITYGALTYASLSAGQVPGTIRLAVAMGIVAFGLDIFTARKSLHTKLVLRAFAVNIIFPLAVWGVILALAGRPSSIAINITLSLLIVAAIGLFLYRIAFQPIAHTSVLVLLIASVGCHLALQGFGLVFFGAEGQRGPAVSNAAITLGQLRFTGQSLAVYGITIALIIGLWLFFGYTLYGKALRATAVNRLGARLVGIRTSLSGQIAFLLASVIGAISGILIVPITTLYYDTGFLIGLKGFIAAIIGGLVSYPLTAVAALVVGIVEAFSSFYASNYKEVIVFTLILPVLVLRSLAAPAVDEEKD
- a CDS encoding branched-chain amino acid transport system ATP-binding protein (product_source=KO:K01996; cath_funfam=3.40.50.300; cog=COG0410; ko=KO:K01996; pfam=PF00005; smart=SM00382; superfamily=52540) yields the protein MSTLLSVSDAHVSYGKVEAVRAVNLDVRADEIVTIIGANGAGKTTLLNAIMGILPLKGHVSFAGEEVARLDIEDRVAAGLCLVPEHRELFATMNVEDNLQLGAFRIDKATAAHSFERVYTLFPRLKERRKQLAGTLSGGEQQMLAMGRALMGAPKLLMLDEPSLGLAPIIVADIFRIVGELKAAGVSVLLVEQNAQAALKIADRAYVMELGEFILDGAASEIAQNQRVVASYLGFQHEGASEI